AAAAGAAGTCCTTCAAGAAGCATAATTTTTTTCACTATTGCATGAAGTAATTGAAACATGATGTAATTGAAGCAATCCAGCCATGGCCAATAGAAAACTTGTTACTTTATCTTTCTCCAAGATGAAactatttgaaagaaaactgaAAGCACAGATCAACATAGAAGCATATGCCAAAATAGTCtcgaaagaaattaaaaaaatttcaccACGAGGAAGATAGCAACTACTGCATAGTAGTACAATCTCCACAACAACAAAATTAAGAAGGCTAGCCCATAAAAGGTTAATATATACATTactttttcattaatcaagttgagaaaaataaCAAGGTCTTTAAATAGTCCTCTGAATGATCAACATTCAACACAAAAGAACCATAAACCCAATTGTCACTAGAGAAAGATCACTTAATTGCTTGCATAAAAGTGTGATTAAATACAGAAAATAAGTCAATAGCATAATCCAAAAGTACTTCAGATGAAACAGCAGCAAAACCCTGAAAATTAACTATCAAAAAGCAAAATAGTTGTACTACGAATTTCAATTGCAACATCCAAACTAATCAATGCTCAAGGTTGTGCCAGCATattctgaaaaaaaaaaagtttaacaAAGTAGGcgttaaaactttttaaaacataaaagacaTATTCATAGAGAGCTAAATGTGTAAATTTACCTTTTTCAACTATCTCAAGTTTCTGAATTTCTTCTAAAAGATCTTCAAGCTTGCATTCTTTGGAAGTTGATCTTAACCATTTTTGAGTGCAAATAAGAGTTTCTACTGTCTTTGGAGATAAAGAACTTTGATAAGAGTCAAGAATCCGACCACCGGTGCTAAAAGCTGATTCAGAAACAACAGtagaaataggaatagaaaGAACATCTCTTGCTATCCTAGAAATAATTGGATATCTAGCCGAAGAAACTTTCCACCAAGCCAAAATATCTAACTCTTTGGTATTTTCCAAATCATCTACCAAGTACTTCTCAAGTTctgatttattttcaatattgtCTTCATCTGCCAAATATTTTATCACATTGTGATTGTCATATCTTGTCACTATGCATGGTATCAATTTCATCATTCAAGCTTGTTTGACCACCAATTTTATCGGTATGAGTCCCACAAAAAGAACTCATGTAGTAATCATACAAGCGACTTAAAGTATCCATCACCTTTTTGAATTTTTCGGCTCCCACCAAACAATCATAAGAGTTTTTAAACAGATATTCTACATATTTCAACTTGTATCGAGGatccaaaacaacaacaatgaaTAATAACTTGTTCATACTTTCAAAAGTATCCCAGTATTGATTAAATTTAAGCTCCATTTTTTTAGCCATGCCACTCAAACTAGAATCTTCACTACGAAAATATTtgcaaattatcttttgaagatTAAAGATCTCATGGAAGAAAGATTTAGAAGTAACATATGAAGTTCctgagaatttcaaagttaccTGGTAGAAAATCTTAAGGAACTTAATGAAAACTTTAACATTCTTCCAATCATCTATCGATGGATGCCCTCCCACATTATTTGTTTCTAAACAATACTTGAGGTACTtgtgatcatcatcatatattctTGAAAATGCCCTTTCAAATTTTACAGCTGTATCTAGCATCATATATGTGGAGTTCCACCTAGTCTCAAATCTAAAGTCAAAAGACCATGAGTGTCAATCTTAACCTTCTCAACAAATGACTTAAAGGAATCAAACCTTCCAGCTGAGGACTTAACATATTTGATAGCATTTTTTACCCGAGAAATAGACtcattttgttcaccgagtccttcTTTCACGATCAAATTTAGAATATGAGCATTAAATCTATCATGTAAGAACTCATTTTCTAAGATGCCTCCTTTCCAATCCTCAATTCTTCCCTTCAAGTGTTTAATTGCAGAATCATTAGCAGTTGCATTATctaaggtcaccataaatatgttatcaatttcccaatcaAATAAGCATGCCTCAATCCCCTTAGTAATTGTTTCACCCTTATGATCTGATGTTTGGAAAAAgttgagaattttctttttcagattTCACTCATCATCGATTCAATGGGTAGTGACAACCATATAAAATAGATTTTGAAGTGATGCCTATGTATCACTAGTAATACATACATGTTGATTATGAATAAGTTTTTTAagcttttctttctcttcttgatATATTTTCAAACATTGTCTAGCAACAGTCAAGCGAGAAGGTAATTGAAAATTAGGCAAAACAACTGCCATTAATCTCCTAAAACCTTCCCCTTCAACAACTTTAAAAGGTTGTTCGTCAATAATGACAAACTCAGCAATGACTCTCCTAATATCATTGACGTTAATCACAACCTTTTCTACAATACATGTATTATATGCTTGTTCCCCTTTTTTAATTATCTTGATTGATTTCTGTCAATAATTCTAAGAGGGGAATTAGGACAAACCTCATTTAAATGTCTTCATAGCGTTGATGTCCTATTCGTACTTTTACAAGCAAAATTACTAGAAGAGTAGTTACATTTCACCCTTTTCTTAGCCCATTTATCAAGATATTCAGTATAGTGTTTTCAAACGCCAGATGTTTTTCTGTCACTATTCACAAGGCTACGATCAGGGTCGCAAAGAGTTGTTTGTTTCTGCTTTTTAGCCTGATTGGAAGTAATAACACGAATTTTATCACCGTCAAGCTCAGGTTCCAACAAAGTAGTTGGAGATACTTTGTTGGTTACCTCTATTGGCTCCACCTCTTTTTGAGTAGTTGTAGTTTTCATCTGAAAAAAATATCtgaaaatctaaataaatagagaaatccaaaatcattaaataaaaactaaatcaaCAGAAAAAACCTAAATCAGTGGAGAAAATCTAAAATAacagagaaataaaataaaaaacacatACAAGATGAAAGACTAGAGAAGCAATTCATTCAAGTAAAACTTTAAAGACACCAAAATAATTACACAAACAAAGAGTATGGAAAGTACAAAAAGTAACCAAAAAagtaaaaggaagaaaaagttaCAGACTTACAGGGATTAAAGCTTCTTGCACTCAATTGTTATCGTGAGAGACTGAGAGCAGGATAGAGGTCTACAGGGTTTGGGAGGAAATAAGAAGGAACTGAAAATCTaacaaggaaaaaaattatttatgctaACTATTCAGTAAGGcctttttattttactttaaacgTAAATGGGCTTGGGGAACATggacttgattttttttcttggaatgaccctaaattatgaagaagttaaaaaatagataaagtttaataaacatatataaatatatatagtattttaaatatgtacatatttatcgGTTCGGTTTGGTTTAGTTCAATTTTCTTTATGGGtaacaccaaaccaaactaaatgttatcgggtttttaaaaatctaaaaccaaatcaaaccgaGCTGGTTTTCGGTTTATTAAATCGATTTGACTTGGTTTATCGGTTCGGATAGATTTTTCGGTCTCGTTCGAATACTCCTGCTTTGAAGGAgctttattcttgtttttttaaaccactttaagtaataaaatgTATGAAACTATTTTATTCTTCATATCTCATTTGATCAATTAAAAAGGAATAATTTCATATACTCTAAATTTTAACGGATAATATATGACATATAGATATGATCataataaattcatcattaattttattcaaataaccataaaaaataattataataaaataaaaaatattttttaattttttaattttttctaattgaagtagaataaacatttgctaataaaagaaatattattagaaaaaaatatgttcaaaaagaaaagaaataatatgtttatttgaaaaagggcattttgacccattaaataagaATAAGGGCATATCTGAACCAAAGTATTGACGGCTaaggcatttttggatcaaactatAAATGGAgggcatttttgttcatttcagaTAGTTTAACCCTTGatttattaatattgaattattaaattaatggttattaaatgattttgttaattttcttgCTGAGTTATTAGTTCAATTTTAAAGCTTTATTTAATGATTAAATTGATAAttcaataatattatattaaaattattatttcatttcaaattatATAATCGTGGCTATAGATTTTAAGtactattcttattttcttttgtattttataGTTGTTGGTGGCGTTTTACCCATCAATATGAATTGTGAACCggtgttgttttctttttgagaagTTAATGTGATCCTACTTCGATCATCCAAGTTTTACTACTtaacaagaaagaaaataagtttgTTTTAACAATaacttatttatatttgtttttacttATAATTTGTGTAGGCTTTTATGCATGAATAGAGTGTATATATGAACAAATGAACAAAATTAGATGAGCATTTTCATATATGTTAAATAGTAAATCAAActgttaaaaattaaaagtcaaCTAACTGAATCGATAACAAATTATTGATTTAGTCATCAATATAGCATATTTACAAATCAAATGCTaataaatcaaattaataatACACATAATCAGATCGAATCGATCAATAAGCATCCCTAATAGCCTATTCTAAATTCATATTGAAGTCAAGTAATAATCTTGACTCAATATTATTGAGTGGTAGGATCtccgcaaaaaaataaaatgttgaAGAAGAGaaattcatacttttatttatgACGTTTTTATGTGTTCTCCTCTTTTAAACATAATATTAGATATATGCGATTGAAATTACAAAAAATTGTGTGTGAAGTTACCAACTAAAATTTAGCATATTGATTGTGCAAACAaattttctatatacatattttaaattcaatttgTCAAGGTCAAACTTTTAacatttttatttgaaatttgataTGGCAATCCACAACATCCTTTAAATGAATTTTGGcctaaaaattaaagatttctattttttttttaaaaatggcatgataATTTCAATCTTCAAATAATCAAGTCTGTATATGTGAAGTTGAATTATCAAATTGCTTGGATTTGAATTCTAGCATCACACATGAAAATCTAAAAGTAAACTTGTCTAATGCCTTCGTGTACTTATCTTCTTCACATATTTTGCTTGAAATCCTACACAGAACCTTCATAGGGAAGGGCGTCTAGCCAGATCGAGTATCAAATGATAGACTAGAGTCGGGAGCCACATAGATAGGCACGATAGAATTCAAAAAAGTCCCGCATAGGCGCATCGTCGTAGAGGCGGTCAACCCATTTTTTATTTAGACTATCAATCATTCTCTTTCTGTTTTTGAGGTTTTTTCCTGTGATGTACCTCTGTCTTTGAAGAAAGAGAGGAGGGGGACTAGTTTTGGAGTCTTTCCTTTGCTTTTATATTCCCAtgtttttaacttttaattcACGTCTATTGTTGATATCATCGGAGTATATATTATTGAAGAGGAAGAAATAGTGCTTCAATGAAAACACTACTCAATTACTCCTTAATACCATTAGAGTACTACCAAATTACTGTTTGataccataaaaaaaaaatatactccgATGGTATCCagtatgaagaaaaatatttcagtGAATAGAACAAGGGGTAGTCGGATAAATAGTTTGGGCCGTGGGTCTAATCAGGATAAATAGTTTAAATTGAGTCTAATTTGGATAATATATTGCCTAATGAGTCCAATTTGTGTAGTttaattactaaaaaaaaaggGACAATTTGGAAACTTGTCTAATCTTTTTGAATGTGTATGGAGTTATAGCTGTGAattcttttatttcttatttaaatGACATGACAAATTATTCAaatgtcttttttatttttgggaaattaCATGAATGTACTACTAAAtgagtaaaatattttataatctaTAATTATTAATTGAATTACAAAATTTACAATATATATTCTGCATATACAAGGTATATATGATTTTATACCATAAATCAAGAAATGTGTTATGAATGAAAGGTTAAACATAAAGATTTTTCTATATTAGTAAtaacaaaatttaattaatattaaaacatattaattatttttctaaaaagttTCAACATATTTAGCTAACATTGTAATCCATAAACAAGTATACTACTGTTTATATGGaatatattatatagtttttTGAACAAATTTAATGAATTGGTTATGTATTAAGTCATTATTTTTCGAGCTCTTAGGGCTTTAGGGGACGTTTGGTTGATGGGATAGGCTAGACAAGGATCCATGAGATTATCTATTCCACATTTTATATAAACAGAGTTGTTCAAAACAAAACTAAACTTGATAACccaaacttttttttaaaaaaaagcagTCGATTTATTGTAATGAATTATTGATTTAGTGGTTTGATAACAACTTCGTTTATTTTTCTATCGAGTTATCAATTTTATAATGATTTAAGATTTTTTCTTTACGAAGTAACCGATAATTCAATAATAAGCTAAGGATAAATAGGTTCATTATGTTTTACTACTCATGTTGTGCAAATAATTCAAAATCTGATGGTTCCTTTTGTATCAAGTGTTATTTTCTAGttgcaattattattatttttatttcccaCTCGGTGTTCGTACCACATTGAAGTCTGACTAAATTCAGATTCGCGTCGAAAAATTCCACATTGGAGGGGAGGAGGGGGTAAAGTGCTTCCTAAGCAACTCCATACTCAAGGGACTCGCACCGAAAAGTCCACATTAGGAGATATAGTGCTCCCTCACAAAGACAACTCTGTACCATTGACTCAAATCCGAAACCTCTAATTAAGGATAAAGGGTACTTACCACTTTATCATAACCCTTGTTGGTACTTGCAATTAATCTTGCCCTAATATCTTACGCATGTGTTGTTAATACTTATTCTAAATTGGTAGATCATATTGAATTTAATAAATTGGTTTCATTGCAAATTACTTGATAATTTTTGGAATACCCTATTAGATTCAGTTCTGTCACATTGTCTGTAACTGATTTTGAATAATGAggaaaaaatttcatatttaatcTTAACAACAGTTAATTtgataatcaataaatcaaatcGAGAAtcttcaaaatcaaaccaaattgaTCAATATGCAACCTTATACAtgggataaaataattttgaggCTAAATAATATCCATTAATTAACTTAGAATAAAATAATCTCACGAGATATCTCGAAATTATTATCTGTATCCCTCTAATCAAATGACATCTTACAACTTGTCTGGATGGATATTACCTATTGTATTTGTATTGTGGTGTTGttataaatatcatatttgTTTTGACTACTACTTAAAAATTATTGTATCATTTCGTTAAAAAAGTTTCATTTTGTATAACATTCGATTTGGTATGATCCTTTCGTTACCTCCCCCTTCTCATTTTCTCCTTACATTTTATTCAATAAGCTCATTTTATCATTTACCTCACCTTTTTATAATATAAACTACCTCACACTTCTACTTTTCTTGTAGATTTATACTTCAAATCGTTGATATGTGACATTATATAATGACAAAAATGATACAATTTTTCCAAATATTGGATTCATGCAGTAGGATACAAGATAATAAGAGAGTGTTATAAATTAAACATATAAACTCTCTCAGTTCATTTTTACTCGTTACGTTTCGCTTCTCGAGAGTCAACTGCATAAACTCTGATCAAAATTTTAAGATTAATATTTTCATcgtaataatatttaaaaaattataacttataatacttttcgtatagtttttaaatatttaaatttaattactaAAATAATGTAATTCAATTTAAGTCTAAAAATGAGTTAAATTGACTTAATGTGAAAGTATAAGAGAGGAGGAAAGCAGAAAGACGAATATAATTTCCATTTTAAAGAGGCACAGAGTGAAAATGTTCCCAAATTCTATGGCATTGAGAGAGTTTTCCTCAAATCCTCAAAACAAATTCTCTGCATTACCAGTTTGATACACACAACTCAACTAGATCGTTCATGGCGGTCTCAGTTTTGCTCTTCCTCCTTGATTCGTGCATGAAGTAGTAAGAAAGCCAACGAAAATGGTAGTAGGGTTAGGgcttgaataaacaaacatcTTTTAGTATACAGCGATAACGATAACGACTACGTAGATTTGTAGTAGTACTAAGTTTCTATTTCCAGTGATTAAAGTTGAGGAAAAAAAGGGAAAGAAATGAACGGGCAATGCTGATGTCAGAGAAATTTGGGTGGTTAATGTTTGATTCTGtagattttttttgtaattgtgGTATTGAAGTTATGTACTAACCGAAGAGTATTTTGGGTGAGTCGTTTTAGGGTAGTACtgaaagaaacaaaaaaggggaaagaagaagaagaaatgaggCCGGTGGAGGATGATGTTAATGTAGAGCGAGTTTATAGGGATGAGAGATTAAGAGGGCATGGAGTTGAATTGGAGTCTGATCGTTGCTTTATGCGTGATAGTGGGGTAATGGAACAGTCTTCACATAGGCAGAGGAGTTTGAGCCCTCGGAGAGAGGGAGAGTCTCCGCGAGTTAGTTGGCAGAGGAGGGAGGTGATGGATAGAGATCAAGATTTTAGTGATAGAGGTGATATAAGGGAACCCCAGTTGAGGAGGGAGGTGATGGATAGATATCAAGATTTTAGTGATAGACCTGATAAAAGGGAACCCCAGTTGAGGAGGAGTGGGTTAATGGTGAGAGATGAAGAATTTAGTTATAGAGGTGATATAGTGCAGCGTCAGTTTAAGTCGAAGTCGCCTGTTTATCGACAAGTGCATAAAAAGCCTCAACATCATTATCAGGCTTCTTTGAGTAGGGATGAGAAAGAGAGGAGAAgatatgatttatttgattacgAGTATAGATATGAAGCTGCACATCGCACTGGTGtggattatgattatgaatatgTCAGTGCTAGAAGTGTTCAAAGCCATAATATGAATAAAGAGAGAGGTGGTGTGCATCAATACGGATCGGACAGACATAAACTGTTGGTTTTAGAAGATGGGTCAAGCCGAGGAGCTCATAGTTTGCCCTTTGATTCTCAATCTTCAAAGTATGTGGAGGCTGCAAGGAGTCCTTTATCAACCCATGTGCAACCTCGAGAGATTAGGTTTAGGGATGAGATTGCTCGTTACCCTGATCCTTTCCTTGTAGATAAATTGTCGGCAATTGAAATGCTTGAAAGAGAGGAAAGAACTAGATTTCATCCTAAAGATGTTTCGCGCTACATGGAGTCAGTGTCCCGGTCTAAGGATCTTGCTGCCCCCTCTCAGTATAAGGAATGTTCGGCCACATCCTCTGGAACCTCTAGGATGAATTATGCTCCTATGATTCAAGATGATATGCATTTGCTTGGGGATATTCATTCAAGGAGTTCCACGAAGCATAGACAACCATTATATCTCAATGAATATGGTGAAAATCAAATTTATAACACCTTGGAAGATTATGCAGCTGGGCATAAGGAACTGACAAGCTACCAGTATGATAAAGTTAGTTCTCCTAGGGCTGACAATATGGATTATGTATATCCGAAAGGGATACCGAGAGATACTAGTGATTATGTTCATTCATATGAAAAGATGCCTTTTCTTGAACAGGCAGTACTTGACAAAAGGCATGCTCGGGCACAAATTCTTTTGGTACCCCTTAGAGAGAATATCAGTGACGATGAGTTTGCTCGAAGAGATGTCATCAACAGTAGTTCATGGGATCACCATTCATTGAACAAACAACCAGTTTCAATGAGCTTTTCTGATGGCAGATCATTAATGAGATCAAGCCAAGGTCAGTTTTATGTGGATTCTAATGATACTAATGTTGATACACAAAATGTAAGAGAATCAGACAGAGAAAATTTGGATGTTCCCTGTCATGAAGAGATTCCTCTAAGGAGACTGGATTACCATAGAGAGAATATTAGTGACAATGAGTTTCGTCGAAGAGATGTCATCAACAGTAGTTCATGGGATCACCATTCTTTGAACAAACAACCACTTTCAATGAGCTTTTTTGATGGCAGATCATTAGTGAGATCAAGCCAAGGTCAGTTTTATGTGGATTCGAATGATACTAATGTTGATACACAAAATCTAAGAGAATCAGACATAGAAAATTTGGATGTTCCCTGTCGTGAAGAGATTCCTCTGAGGCGACTGGATTACCATAGCAGCAAGAACGAACATTCTAATTCCTATGCTGAAAGGTGGAGGAGATCACCCCGG
This Solanum dulcamara chromosome 1, daSolDulc1.2, whole genome shotgun sequence DNA region includes the following protein-coding sequences:
- the LOC129899848 gene encoding uncharacterized protein LOC129899848 → MRPVEDDVNVERVYRDERLRGHGVELESDRCFMRDSGVMEQSSHRQRSLSPRREGESPRVSWQRREVMDRDQDFSDRGDIREPQLRREVMDRYQDFSDRPDKREPQLRRSGLMVRDEEFSYRGDIVQRQFKSKSPVYRQVHKKPQHHYQASLSRDEKERRRYDLFDYEYRYEAAHRTGVDYDYEYVSARSVQSHNMNKERGGVHQYGSDRHKLLVLEDGSSRGAHSLPFDSQSSKYVEAARSPLSTHVQPREIRFRDEIARYPDPFLVDKLSAIEMLEREERTRFHPKDVSRYMESVSRSKDLAAPSQYKECSATSSGTSRMNYAPMIQDDMHLLGDIHSRSSTKHRQPLYLNEYGENQIYNTLEDYAAGHKELTSYQYDKVSSPRADNMDYVYPKGIPRDTSDYVHSYEKMPFLEQAVLDKRHARAQILLVPLRENISDDEFARRDVINSSSWDHHSLNKQPVSMSFSDGRSLMRSSQGQFYVDSNDTNVDTQNVRESDRENLDVPCHEEIPLRRLDYHRENISDNEFRRRDVINSSSWDHHSLNKQPLSMSFFDGRSLVRSSQGQFYVDSNDTNVDTQNLRESDIENLDVPCREEIPLRRLDYHSSKNEHSNSYAERWRRSPRLEHEMEMLGDRIRPRKIESGVIGGYGHLIRSEKRKYILDEEKMEHSSGRIVFSEWKKNINRTQDIDYRNEVWDDQDASGLLSLENFEDDEWFGKAERTYSGDLYGRVAATDGLFSYRGSINQGQRHLVRPYNPGKNQKVHENSSSLRQYVSTQCNKKHHLSKNVWIRGNDDKETEASDHVVKELKDQVACAKTELPEDSIEFKQRVHNFSLSYTKKLNESVATQKRYKEQGRAGGLYCIVCAKSQLKEFKDTRSLAVHCFMSQKVWLKAKHLGLHKAICFLMGWNSDAPPEGKLWVPVAVPAPNALAQKEDLILWPPVVVIHNFSGLVTGLDGQKVTTTEAVENFLRGKGFSGGKMKVCMGKPGNGSVLLVKFLGTIPGIQYAEKLHNYFMEEERGRKDFRVVISTKGKGIDNRNVKGDKVEEILLYGYMGIAEDLDKVDIDTKRRSLIKSKKEIRDFVDAPVKSVEDD